In the Arachis ipaensis cultivar K30076 chromosome B10, Araip1.1, whole genome shotgun sequence genome, one interval contains:
- the LOC107620463 gene encoding thiol-disulfide oxidoreductase LTO1-like, producing the protein MATFTFSMSLSSFRSFVPIWHHCAPNHRSLGLFDVTQRMRLPPPLKCSAAEPDQETKVPATFSGSGEWTHKLTARIAGIGFLETSYLTYLKLTGSEAFCPIGGSPCGDILNSDYALIFGVPLPLVGMVAYGLVAALGLQLATKKMLPFGIGKSSSQLMVLGTTTSMAATSAYFLFILSTKFSGSTCSYCLLL; encoded by the exons ATGGCCACTTTCACTTTTTCCATGTCCCTATCGTCTTTTCGTTCCTTTGTGCCCATTTGGCACCATTGTGCTCCCAACCACCGGAGCTTGGGCCTCTTTGACGTCACGCAGCGTATGAGGTTGCCGCCGCCTCTCAAATGCTCCGCCGCAGAACCCGACCAGGAAACCAAGGTTCCCGCCACTTTCTCCGGCTCCGGGGAATGGACTCATAAGCTGACCGCGAGGATCGCCGGGATCGGCTTCCTTGAAACCTCGTACCTTACCTACCTGAAGCTCACCGGTTCCGAAGCATTTTGTCCTATCGGTGGTTCTCCCTGCGGCGACATACTCAACAGTGATTACGCGCTTATTTTCG GTGTTCCTCTTCCTTTGGTTGGGATGGTGGCGTATGGCTTAGTTGCGGCGCTTGGTCTGCAATTGGCCACAAAGAAGATGTTGCCTTTTGGGATTGGCAAGTCCAGCTCCCAGCTCATGGTGTTGGGAACCACTACCTCCATGGCAGCTACTAGTGCCTATTTCTTGTTCATTCTCAGCACAAAATTCTCTGGGTCGACTTGCTCATACTGTTtacttttgtaa